In the genome of Halococcus sediminicola, one region contains:
- a CDS encoding outer membrane protein assembly factor BamB family protein — MQARTVVAAVLILSVLAGTAVLGFSSLSSSGGTLDERWVSNTSTDIVGNHHAPAAGKINGKGMVFAPISGSGNTSSCRLVALAADNATPQWRYQVPPANCTIHSVADPILADFDDDGTKEVVATTTEDLVTALDPQTGTQEFEHNLTDYGYTQPLVADVTGNSTKEIVVVDFRGTAFVVRPNGSAVWTRKLDAKTEAQPAVADFTGDNESEIAVGAGQKAVLLDQNGTVTWNQTKPFGSSITWMTTGKADDDEAVEIIAATVGGRVVALDGERGAVQWRKNFDDLAAVHAFEDGDGDGTAEVYVAAKDGKLRSLNASDGTVEWSTQLTAEDVPMTPPPSMGDIDGDGEPELVAVTNNGIVSVVDPDSGDIRASYERNVPIYVHPTIANTDDDPAEELYAIYGDGRVVALSYEHRELRR, encoded by the coding sequence GTGCAGGCGCGAACTGTGGTGGCCGCAGTGCTCATTCTCTCGGTACTAGCTGGAACGGCGGTTCTCGGGTTCAGTAGTCTCAGTAGCTCGGGCGGCACGCTCGACGAACGATGGGTGAGTAACACCTCGACGGATATCGTCGGGAATCACCACGCCCCTGCTGCCGGGAAAATCAACGGCAAGGGAATGGTGTTCGCGCCGATCAGCGGGAGCGGGAACACTAGCAGTTGTCGGCTCGTGGCGCTGGCCGCCGACAACGCAACACCACAGTGGCGCTATCAGGTCCCGCCGGCCAACTGCACGATTCACTCGGTCGCCGACCCGATACTCGCCGATTTCGACGACGATGGGACGAAAGAGGTCGTCGCAACCACGACCGAAGACCTCGTCACCGCTCTCGACCCACAAACCGGCACCCAAGAGTTCGAACACAACCTCACCGACTACGGTTACACCCAACCCCTCGTCGCGGACGTGACCGGCAACAGCACCAAAGAAATCGTTGTCGTCGACTTCCGCGGAACGGCGTTCGTCGTTCGGCCTAACGGCAGCGCGGTCTGGACCCGGAAGCTCGACGCGAAGACGGAGGCCCAACCCGCGGTCGCCGATTTCACTGGTGACAACGAGAGCGAAATCGCCGTCGGAGCGGGTCAGAAAGCCGTTCTGTTAGACCAGAACGGAACGGTCACCTGGAATCAAACGAAGCCGTTCGGGTCGTCAATTACGTGGATGACGACTGGGAAGGCTGATGACGATGAGGCGGTCGAGATCATTGCTGCAACGGTCGGTGGGCGGGTCGTCGCGCTTGATGGTGAGCGCGGGGCGGTGCAGTGGCGAAAGAACTTCGACGATCTCGCGGCGGTTCACGCCTTCGAGGATGGCGATGGTGATGGGACAGCCGAAGTCTATGTAGCCGCCAAGGACGGCAAACTCAGGAGTCTCAACGCGAGCGACGGCACGGTTGAGTGGTCGACCCAACTCACCGCCGAGGACGTACCGATGACGCCGCCGCCGAGCATGGGTGATATCGACGGCGATGGCGAACCGGAACTGGTGGCGGTGACGAACAACGGCATCGTCTCAGTCGTTGATCCGGATTCGGGGGACATCCGTGCTTCGTACGAGCGAAACGTGCCGATCTATGTCCATCCGACAATTGCGAATACAGACGACGACCCCGCCGAGGAACTGTATGCGATCTACGGCGATGGTCGCGTTGTCGCGCTTTCGTACGAACATCGGGAGTTGCGTAGGTGA
- a CDS encoding DUF7471 family protein, whose product MSQGSTLIGDIALPTVLAITGIVSLIVLGLAVVALTQRRSRSYLLITMALGTLAGRTLVGGLAMEGMVTVVFHHLLEHALDGVMAILLLAAVYYARTTERPNPTINEQDS is encoded by the coding sequence ATGAGCCAAGGATCGACACTGATCGGCGATATCGCGCTGCCAACCGTCCTCGCCATTACGGGCATCGTCTCACTGATTGTCCTCGGACTTGCCGTCGTTGCGTTGACACAGCGACGCTCGCGCTCGTATCTGCTGATCACAATGGCGCTCGGGACATTGGCAGGGCGCACGCTGGTCGGCGGGTTGGCGATGGAGGGAATGGTTACGGTAGTCTTCCACCATCTTCTCGAACACGCGCTTGATGGCGTCATGGCTATCCTACTGCTCGCCGCGGTATACTACGCTCGCACGACTGAACGTCCGAACCCGACCATCAATGAACAAGACTCGTAA